One window of Bacteroidota bacterium genomic DNA carries:
- a CDS encoding CoA pyrophosphatase codes for MIAKAQLDLLRRRIGGQLPGLEAHERMMPATRKTIYRDITIPDNAKKSATLILLYPSENGLHFPLIERTEYPGVHSKQISFPGGAWEESDPDYIATALREAEEEIGVNRHQIEVIGLLSSLYIPPSNFWVQPVIGYVDRKPDFIADPNEVAAVFPAPLADLLSGTLNGESKIHHSSGIHLTVPSYTIDGRIVWGATAMMISEMVELLGNEKLEMRNE; via the coding sequence ATGATTGCCAAGGCCCAACTGGATCTCCTCAGACGCCGCATCGGCGGGCAACTTCCCGGATTGGAAGCCCACGAACGTATGATGCCTGCGACGCGCAAGACCATCTACCGGGACATCACCATCCCGGACAATGCCAAAAAAAGCGCGACCCTCATCCTCTTGTACCCCTCCGAAAACGGACTGCATTTCCCGCTGATCGAACGCACCGAGTACCCGGGTGTGCACAGCAAGCAGATCAGCTTTCCCGGAGGCGCTTGGGAAGAAAGCGATCCCGACTACATCGCGACCGCATTGCGTGAAGCCGAGGAAGAAATCGGCGTGAACCGGCATCAAATCGAAGTCATCGGACTGCTGTCGTCACTCTACATTCCGCCCAGCAATTTCTGGGTGCAACCCGTGATCGGATATGTCGACCGCAAGCCGGACTTCATCGCCGACCCGAACGAAGTTGCCGCTGTTTTCCCGGCCCCCTTGGCCGACCTGCTCAGCGGCACCCTCAACGGCGAAAGCAAAATCCATCACAGCAGCGGCATCCACTTGACCGTGCCAAGCTATACAATCGATGGCCGCATCGTCTGGGGCGCAACCGCAATGATGATCAGCGAGATGGTGGAGCTGTTGGGGAATGAGAAATTAGAAATGAGAAATGAGTAA
- a CDS encoding shikimate dehydrogenase, whose amino-acid sequence MKNEFGLLGKKLGHSFSRGYFTNKFHEGKIDAIYENFELADIAAFPELCASHPNLRGLNVTVPYKEAVIPYLDELSENAYAVGAVNTILFEGGRKIGHNTDIIGFRDALAAVYTGAPGGQALILGTGGSAKAVRFVLQHFFEFDNIQNASRYPVGEQQISYEALEIAGLSQFRLIVNCTPVGMAPHDKESIPLPYATLDKSCLVYDLIYNPAETRLLAAAKKHGCPIANGLDMLIRQADASWAIWVG is encoded by the coding sequence ATGAAAAATGAATTCGGACTACTAGGTAAAAAGCTTGGCCACAGCTTTTCCCGCGGGTATTTCACCAACAAGTTCCATGAGGGGAAGATCGATGCGATCTATGAGAACTTCGAGCTCGCAGACATCGCGGCATTTCCCGAATTGTGTGCGTCCCATCCGAATTTGCGCGGGCTGAATGTCACGGTTCCGTACAAGGAGGCCGTGATCCCGTACCTCGACGAATTGAGCGAAAATGCCTACGCTGTCGGGGCGGTGAATACGATTCTCTTCGAAGGTGGCCGCAAAATCGGCCACAACACGGACATCATCGGCTTTCGCGATGCGCTTGCGGCTGTGTACACGGGCGCGCCCGGTGGCCAAGCACTCATCCTCGGCACGGGAGGCTCCGCCAAGGCGGTCCGGTTTGTTCTCCAGCATTTCTTCGAATTTGACAACATCCAAAATGCCTCGCGTTACCCTGTGGGTGAACAACAAATCAGCTACGAAGCCTTGGAAATCGCAGGACTCAGCCAATTCCGCCTGATCGTGAACTGTACGCCTGTCGGCATGGCGCCCCACGACAAGGAAAGTATTCCGCTGCCTTATGCCACACTCGACAAAAGCTGTCTCGTCTATGACCTGATTTACAATCCGGCGGAGACGCGCTTGCTTGCCGCTGCCAAAAAGCATGGCTGCCCGATCGCCAATGGCTTGGACATGCTCATCCGGCAGGCCGATGCGAGTTGGGCGATTTGGGTTGGGTAA
- a CDS encoding ribonuclease H-like domain-containing protein, translating to MYSRDQLKQILFLDIETASVAPDFDALPAAMQELWKRKSDLLQARVDEELTPAEMYPKRAAIFAEFGKVVCISCGYLKYESDVPQLKLKSFSGPDEKQLLTEFAATLNQFAKANINLLCAHNGKEFDFPYLGRRYLINNLPLPGVIAKIQSAKPWETGMIDTMQLWKFGDYKSYTSLELLCAVLGVPSPKDDIDGSEVGRVFWEEQDYARIARYCEQDVRATAQVLLRMCGEAMIPEEGIL from the coding sequence ATGTATTCACGCGACCAACTCAAGCAAATCCTGTTTTTGGACATCGAGACCGCCTCGGTGGCGCCTGATTTCGATGCATTGCCAGCCGCGATGCAGGAACTCTGGAAACGCAAATCCGACCTGCTGCAGGCACGCGTCGATGAGGAATTGACGCCAGCGGAAATGTACCCCAAACGGGCCGCGATCTTCGCCGAATTCGGGAAGGTGGTCTGTATTTCCTGCGGTTATCTGAAGTACGAATCCGATGTGCCGCAACTCAAGCTCAAGTCCTTTTCCGGACCTGACGAAAAGCAATTGCTCACGGAATTTGCCGCGACGCTCAACCAGTTCGCCAAGGCCAATATCAATTTGCTTTGTGCACACAACGGCAAGGAATTCGATTTCCCCTACTTGGGTCGTCGCTACCTGATCAACAACCTGCCCTTGCCGGGCGTGATTGCCAAAATCCAGTCGGCAAAGCCTTGGGAAACCGGCATGATCGACACGATGCAGCTCTGGAAATTTGGCGACTACAAAAGTTACACGAGCTTGGAATTGCTCTGCGCCGTGTTGGGTGTGCCTAGCCCCAAAGACGACATCGACGGCAGCGAAGTCGGCCGTGTATTCTGGGAAGAACAGGACTATGCGCGCATCGCGCGGTACTGTGAGCAGGACGTGCGCGCGACTGCGCAGGTGCTGTTGCGCATGTGCGGGGAGGCGATGATCCCGGAAGAAGGTATTTTGTGA
- a CDS encoding S41 family peptidase: MNRNLRYGLFAAILVMVGMLVGFQLKDGESEQRRQELNSGLQKFQEAVLFVERNYVKVPDTKKMVDDAIQGMLTGLDPHSFYIASEEMEEMEEQMEGSFEGVGIEFNLVEDTIYIVAVISGGPSEIAGLQAGDRIVKIQDTTVAGVSIANNDVMKKLRGKKGTHVKVSVKRPGMKQLVNADIVRDKIPLYSVDYSYMMDSKTGYLKISRFASTTHDEFREHTQKLLDKGMKSMVLDLRGNPGGYMNMAENIADEFLPAGRTVVYTEGRIGESRTKYKASSDLELFEEGALVVLLDYGSASASEIVAGAIQDWDRGLIVGVRSFGKGLVQTQKDFADGSAMRLVISQYYTPSGRCIQKPFNMSAKEYDMEVVERFESGEIYDASKIDLPDSLKFKTNSGRTVYGGGGILPDVFVARDTTLDSDYLTELIAQNIFRQFAFHYGDMHTDIKTRLGNAQAFNRDFRIDETILNEFTAFAEAKGVKLDPAGLATSRRDILIYVKAFIGRRFFDDDAFYPTFHESDNVLRRAVELLPQAKELSKTGKFELK, encoded by the coding sequence ATGAATCGAAACCTCAGATACGGGTTGTTTGCTGCGATTTTGGTAATGGTCGGCATGCTTGTGGGCTTCCAGCTCAAAGACGGCGAAAGCGAGCAGCGCAGGCAGGAACTCAATTCGGGTTTGCAAAAATTTCAAGAGGCGGTTTTGTTTGTCGAGCGCAACTATGTCAAGGTACCTGACACCAAGAAAATGGTCGATGATGCCATCCAGGGCATGTTGACGGGCTTGGATCCGCATTCGTTCTACATCGCATCCGAAGAAATGGAAGAGATGGAAGAGCAGATGGAAGGCAGCTTTGAAGGGGTCGGCATCGAATTCAACCTCGTCGAAGACACCATTTACATCGTGGCGGTGATCTCAGGCGGCCCCAGCGAAATTGCGGGTCTGCAGGCAGGCGACCGCATTGTCAAGATTCAGGACACGACCGTGGCCGGCGTGAGCATCGCCAACAACGATGTCATGAAAAAACTCCGCGGCAAAAAAGGTACCCACGTCAAGGTGTCGGTCAAGCGTCCCGGCATGAAGCAGTTGGTCAATGCCGACATTGTGCGCGACAAGATTCCGCTTTACAGTGTGGACTATTCCTATATGATGGACAGCAAGACGGGTTATCTGAAAATCAGCCGTTTTGCCAGCACAACGCACGACGAGTTTCGGGAGCATACCCAGAAATTGCTCGACAAGGGCATGAAAAGCATGGTTTTGGACTTGCGCGGCAACCCCGGCGGTTACATGAACATGGCCGAAAACATCGCCGACGAATTTCTGCCTGCGGGTCGCACAGTGGTGTACACCGAAGGCCGCATCGGCGAAAGCCGCACCAAATACAAAGCTTCTTCCGACTTGGAGTTGTTTGAGGAGGGCGCCTTGGTGGTTTTGCTCGACTATGGCTCCGCATCCGCCAGCGAAATTGTCGCCGGTGCGATCCAGGATTGGGACCGCGGCTTGATCGTGGGCGTGCGCTCGTTTGGCAAGGGTCTCGTGCAAACCCAAAAGGACTTCGCCGACGGTTCGGCCATGCGTTTGGTGATTTCCCAGTATTATACGCCAAGTGGTCGCTGCATTCAAAAGCCCTTCAACATGAGCGCCAAGGAATATGACATGGAGGTCGTGGAGCGCTTCGAATCCGGTGAAATCTACGATGCCAGCAAGATCGACCTGCCCGATTCGCTCAAGTTCAAAACCAATTCCGGACGTACGGTTTACGGTGGCGGGGGTATTTTGCCCGACGTCTTCGTGGCGCGTGACACCACACTCGACAGCGATTACCTCACCGAATTGATCGCACAGAACATATTCCGCCAATTTGCCTTCCACTATGGCGATATGCACACCGACATCAAAACGCGTCTCGGAAATGCGCAAGCCTTCAACCGCGATTTCCGGATTGACGAAACGATTTTGAATGAATTCACGGCATTCGCGGAAGCAAAAGGCGTGAAACTAGATCCTGCTGGATTGGCCACGTCGCGCCGCGACATTTTGATTTATGTGAAAGCTTTTATCGGGCGCCGTTTCTTTGACGACGATGCCTTTTATCCGACGTTTCATGAAAGCGACAATGTCTTGCGCCGCGCGGTCGAATTGCTGCCACAGGCGAAGGAATTGAGCAAAACCGGGAAGTTCGAACTGAAATAA
- a CDS encoding NAD(P)H-hydrate dehydratase encodes MYLSNSSEIRKADQAMIQDFGFPGLLLMETAGRKAAEWILSHCTELKSIFILAGPGNNGGDGLVIARYLQQAGRKVEILLSHDPQNYQGDALANWKALQGLDIPVHQWPCALPAKMRKRPEGCLVVDALLGTGITDKLRGPVAEMIEAVAPLRINTFAIDLPSGLSADTGERFNTPLKAEATLTFQCPKICHYVTPAADDCGAVYVLDIGILPKVMAGLGIRRFLLDEALCCQFYQKRPEAGHKGTFGHAALVGGSKAYAGAIALSGMAALQSGAGLSSVFTTESARCAVYQGRPELMVRSFGTAETEWLTAAALPALTEFLKGKSSLAVGPGLGNEPETCNFLQGLLQAWNRPLVIDADALNILSSEPELWRYVPQGSILTPHPGEMARLLPGRDVHNRRIECAEFLAEQKQVIVVLKGKGTVVAFPDGKTYVNSSGNSGMATGGAGDVLTGMLTGLLAQGYTPEQSATMGVYLHGRAGDFAAAFSKEGVTASLISERIGAAIGVIERRVNNEK; translated from the coding sequence ATGTATCTCAGCAACAGCTCCGAAATCAGAAAAGCAGATCAGGCCATGATCCAAGACTTTGGCTTTCCCGGCTTGTTGCTCATGGAAACTGCGGGTCGGAAGGCGGCCGAATGGATTCTTTCACATTGTACTGAACTCAAGTCGATCTTCATCCTTGCTGGACCCGGCAACAATGGTGGCGATGGCCTTGTCATCGCAAGGTACCTGCAACAGGCGGGAAGAAAAGTCGAAATCCTGCTTTCCCACGATCCGCAAAACTATCAGGGGGATGCCTTGGCGAATTGGAAAGCCCTTCAAGGCTTGGACATTCCTGTGCATCAATGGCCTTGTGCGCTGCCCGCGAAAATGCGCAAACGGCCCGAAGGTTGCCTGGTGGTGGATGCCCTTCTCGGAACTGGAATCACGGACAAGTTGCGCGGCCCGGTCGCGGAGATGATCGAGGCAGTCGCACCACTTCGGATAAATACCTTTGCCATCGACCTGCCGAGCGGGCTCAGCGCCGATACTGGCGAACGTTTCAATACGCCGCTCAAAGCCGAGGCTACGCTCACATTCCAATGCCCGAAGATTTGTCATTATGTCACTCCTGCCGCGGATGATTGCGGGGCGGTGTATGTGCTCGATATCGGGATCTTGCCCAAGGTGATGGCTGGACTGGGCATTCGGAGGTTTTTGCTGGATGAAGCCCTTTGTTGCCAGTTTTACCAAAAACGGCCCGAAGCGGGGCACAAGGGCACATTTGGACATGCTGCACTCGTCGGGGGCAGCAAAGCTTATGCCGGTGCGATTGCCTTGAGCGGCATGGCTGCCCTTCAATCCGGTGCGGGCCTCAGCAGCGTCTTTACCACCGAAAGCGCCCGCTGCGCGGTCTACCAAGGCCGCCCCGAATTGATGGTGCGTTCCTTTGGGACCGCCGAAACCGAATGGCTTACCGCTGCCGCCCTGCCGGCTTTGACCGAATTTCTGAAAGGCAAATCATCCCTCGCCGTGGGCCCCGGCCTCGGCAACGAACCCGAAACCTGCAATTTCCTGCAGGGCTTGCTCCAAGCCTGGAACCGTCCGCTGGTAATCGACGCCGACGCACTCAACATCTTGTCCTCGGAGCCGGAACTTTGGCGCTACGTGCCGCAAGGGTCGATCCTGACACCGCATCCCGGCGAAATGGCGCGGCTGTTGCCCGGGCGCGACGTGCACAATCGCCGCATTGAATGCGCCGAATTTTTGGCCGAACAAAAGCAGGTCATCGTGGTTTTGAAAGGCAAGGGAACCGTGGTGGCATTCCCCGATGGCAAAACCTATGTCAACAGCAGCGGCAATTCGGGAATGGCGACCGGCGGGGCCGGTGATGTGCTCACGGGCATGCTCACGGGCTTGCTCGCGCAGGGCTATACGCCCGAGCAGTCCGCCACGATGGGCGTGTACTTGCACGGGCGCGCAGGCGACTTTGCCGCCGCATTTTCCAAGGAGGGCGTAACGGCATCGCTGATTTCAGAACGTATCGGCGCCGCCATCGGAGTCATTGAAAGGCGCGTGAACAATGAAAAATGA